Within the Peromyscus maniculatus bairdii isolate BWxNUB_F1_BW_parent chromosome 2, HU_Pman_BW_mat_3.1, whole genome shotgun sequence genome, the region CCTTCAGATTTAACAATGTGAGAATTTTCGGCATGTCAGATGTGAACTTAGGATGTGTACTGAGGGCCCTGTGTACAGCAGACACCCTACGTCACTCACTACAGGTGCATGTGACATGTGTTAGACTCTATTACTTCTGCTAAGTTCTTGCTCTTCTTTAGTGGACTTGACTTTTTCTGAGATTTATTGTCAAGTAAAACAGTAGCATGTTATATTTGAACCCCCTGTTGTACTTCTATTGCTTGGTTTTTATTTCTCACCCAAATACTTGATGTTGCAGACTAAACTGTCAGAGACGTTCATGTGAATGACCGAGGGCCGTTGTGTGATCAGTGTAGCCCGCGTGGTTTAGCACCACTGAGGATTTACTCAGCAGCCGCAGCTCCCTTTGAGCACAAAAAGCATAGGCTAGCTCCTCCAGGTTTCAGTACACTGCACTTTACATCTGATGATAAAACTGCCAGCCAGCCAAACTTTGGGCGACGAGCAAGCACGATCTCCAGCTCCTTACTGACTGGCGGTTTGCTTTCCCCTCCTGGTTTGCTGGACCTACTAACATAACCTTCCATTTAAAGACTGGCGTGTAAACGAAAACAGCCACTCATAATCAGACTTAAGATTTATCATAGCAATATCAGTATCCAAGTTGCAGGAGGATCTAAAAATGAAGTCTTTGAATTCTTTTCATAACTTCTCCAGCTCCCCCATTTTGGGGTAGGGTACAGCCTTTTCCAGAGATACTAATGTCCATACAAACCTCTGAGACTGTTTCCTTTTGTCTTATCTGTTCTTTTCCTATTGTCTCCTTACacgtttctctttttctcatctctttctAAGCAAAACTAGATGAGTAGGGACCTGGTGGTACCATCCTGTAATCCCATCTACTTGGGTAGGCTAAGAGAGGAGGATTGCAGATTCAAGGTGTGTCTGAGCTATggtgtgagctcaaagccagcatGGGTAAGTTAGctagacctgtctcaaaataaaaactaaaaggaggagggaggggacctAGGGGTATAGTCGAGTGGTAGATCACcagacaaaaggaagaagaagaaacaggaaaggagtGGAATACAAAGGCCTATTGCCTTGGACATGTCTCCAGTTTGAACACTAGGATCCTAAAACTGCGACTTGGTGTTTAAAAGTTCATCTTCCTAAGTAAAGTGTTTTCAGATCGTTTGGTAACCCCACGATGGAGTCGTCATTGTTTTTATGTCACAGTATTATTTTCACATGAAGTTGTGGTTGGGGGTTTTCGAAATTCTAGTGTCCTTCAGTGAGATTGTTGCAGTCTAGAAAAGTTAGTAACTTACATAACACCCCACATAAACAGTGAAAGTAACAGTAGAATAGAAATTTCAAAGCCATGCCTGGGGATGTGCCTCTAGTCCTGgccactccagaggtggaggcagcagaGCTGAAACGTGAGCAACATAGCGAGATCCTGtcttatacaaacacacacacacgttatatttctctctttagaatggcttgttttatttgcattgtctatttttaaattcttttaaccaaATCTTACGTATTGGAGGTttccaagtaaatgttttctatatcttgaaaaataaaaactgaaccaaaaaagttttctttaatcttttcttGTATGTCTTCTTTGGAAATGATTCACTAGTCCATAAACAAGTTGAATTATCATACCTTGttagttattaaaaaataaggtagcactaataaaatgatacattttaaatgttttagtaaAAGTCAGGAAACTTTATATAACAGACAGAGCCACAAGCTAATTTGAAGATTCATCTAAAATTCCATGTGTGTCAGCTGTAGTGGTGcgtgtctttaatcctagctctcaggtGGCAACGGCAGGTGAGTCTTTGTAAGTTTGGTAGCAAGATCCAAGTCCTCGAGGTCAAATggtctcacacacatacagacacacacacttactgaACTAGGTTTATGAGTAAGAAACGAGACCCATTATGTACACAGGTGGATATGAGTCTTTTCCTCTGAATGGAGCAGGAAGTTGTAAATTGGACAGTGGAGACTCAGGTGCAGAACCCACTAGTTTCTAAAGTTCTGAAGAACAATGACAGTATTCTGTTACAGAGAGGAAAAGTAGACTTAGCCATCTGTGGTAGTTtgcacctgtaatcacagcactccagaagctgaggcCAGTGGGttcctgtgagtttgaaaccagcatggtctacatagtaaatttcaggCCAGGCTGACCCTGACTACAGAGTGGATATTCTCTGTCAAATGGGTGGAGGCAGGGGCTAGACTTCCCAATCTGTCTTTAAATGACCTGGTAGTAATGACAATTTGTCTAAGCCATCACTTTAGTATAAAGTTATAGTGCTTAAATAAACAAATCTCCTGTTCGGCAGCTATCTTTTATTGAATACCTGCAAGTAATTGTAGGGCCCTTTTCATGTATTACTTCTAATTCTCCTTACAGTAACCCTACAAAATAGCTATCCTTGTCTCTAATATCTAAATAGGAAAACTTGATGttaagtttcacacacacacacacacacccatgcacattcaGGTAACCCTAGTTAAACTCaataggctttttgtttgtttgtttgggaagtTTTTAAGACATGAAATTAGGACAGGGGACGAGATGAGAAGTCGAGTTCAAAAGGGAGCAGGAGGGGCTTAAGAGAGGGGATGGAGTGATGACTGTGACccaaatgcattatatacacaCAGGGGTCAGATAGTTACATATCCTGGGGCTCTAAAATGATCATGACCCCCATGCCATAGTAACACAGCACCACCTTTACATCATCCCAACCGTGGGTTCTTACCAGTACAGTACAAATAGTAATAGGACTTAGAGCATAGTACTTGAAGTGTATTTTTGCTTAATAACAATTATGGATAGATAGAACACACAGCAAAATTATCTCAATCTTTAAACAATCATGTTTGTAGGTATTACTTTAAAGATGAAGCTGTAAGACTCTTGTGAGAGAATATTTACCAAGATCAACCAATTAGTATGAGGCAGGATGAAAAGTCTGTTCTCTAAGCATTTCTTGTTGTACACTGTCTCTACCTAATTAAGTTATGTATTCTCAAATGATTTAGATTTTGTCTCCATTGATTTTTGTGTAAACAGAAAACAAGTAGATTGTAATTTACTTCTGTAATTTCTAAGTCACATCCAATTAAAGCAtacgtgtgtgtgttcattccaGATACAGAGTGCTTCAAGTACTGTTCACTTATGTGATAAGAAAACAGATTTATCACTGAACATACCTGCAAACCATCCTCCACAAGAGgtacaaatatatatgttattTAATGCTAGAAgtgtatttaaaaaatcatttagtcTAACCCCCTTTCTTATAGATGGGAAGCTAAAGTCCAGGGAGCATTTATAATTGGTTAGGTAGTCATGACAATCTCTAACCTGAAATCCCACTCAGCTCTGTCCTCTTGTGATGCTCTAGGGTGGTGTACAGATAAACCATCGGTGATAATTTCACCACACTACCTCATAGTAATAAGAGAAATTTCTGTTGCTCCCCAAGAGGTATTTCTTTAGTTGATCATTTTATGAATCATTTTAAGATCATATGTCCACTTTACAGATTCATAAAAATAAGAGTGCATTCCAAAGAGGATGAAAGCACAACACATGGGTCTTACATTTGCTTAtatagtgtgtgcacatgtgtgtatgtgtatcaaaGGATAGCTTGCAGAAATCATTCTCCTTTGCTCTGTGGTTCCCAAGGATCAAATTGAGGCCACCCACTTGGCagaagcacctttaccctctgaaacACCTCACTGGCCCCAATACATAGTTTCAAAATCACTTTCATATTAATTATCTAATCTGATCCTTGAGTATATGCTAATTTTTTGATGAAACCTGAAAGCCAGAGTGTTTCAATGCATTGTTGAAGGGCAATTAGCAATTCCATGACAGAGCTGGGAGTGAAGATATCCATGGATTTTCCATCCCTTCGGGTTGAAAGAACAAGCATTTGCTCTAAACCAGTAGATAACTACGAGTTTCTGATTCACCATTATAGCCACTGAACAGATCTGCTGAATCATGTAGGGTGTATAGCTGTTTCCAGTGCGTAACTGTTGCCTCATCCCTTCCACTTGAGTTGAAAATGAAATTCAATTTAGaggttggggatatagctcagtggtagagcactcattcagcatgtgtgaggccctgggtttaatccctaatAGAGATGGAGGTGAAAAAGAAGTCATGTGTATTTGTGATGGTTTTCTATGTTATTTCTTTGGTTCTGTAAACGATAATTTATAGTGGTTCTgcatctttgtttttaataagccAAAGGCACATACAGTTTAGAAGCTACAGCTTTAAAGATGATGCCTTTCACAAACTCATATGTATACAGCTCTCCTCAACCTGTCGGTCCTCTGTTTACCTCAGGAATCGTGTGGATCCTCTCTGCTCTCCAGAAACACTGGTTCTCCTggaacctccaggtctctgtcaGCTCCTCAAGACCAAGATGTTTTATCTGGTATGCCAGTTTCCCAATCAGTTTGGTTACACAACTTTTCCACTTTCTTTCAAGGTCAAAGCATTAGCCAACAGTGGTGTGCATGGAACACATTTTTCATTTGCATTCATGCTCCATTTACTTTTTTAAGTAACAAGCCTATACATGTGAAGATAACAGTGGAATGGTgaacaaatacatttatattaaagGCACTCTGTGATCATGATGGAAagggtttttttcttaatctcacaagaaaaaagagaaatgtttctTAGTTACCATAGTAACTATATTTTAAGAAGGATACATACTTATATAACTACAGGGCACAAGACACATTCTTTACAAAGCACTTTTAATAGCTGTGTGAGGGAGCTAGTCCTTGTTTTACAGATTCTGAACTCTGGATCACACAGCAAGTAGCTAGCAGATCCAAGACTTGATTAAAGCCAGGCTTtctgataaatactttcatgtCACTCTGCCGTGCATGTCAACATGAAGACTATTTCTGCCTAGAGACTGACCTCTAGTTATGACAGAAGAATATGAGTCCAGAAGCAAGGAAACAAGTAACAGTGGGTGATTTAGTTGGTCTGGTCAATAGAGTGAAtaagaagagataaaaaaaaatgaggatcaCAATCATACCAAGAATGCCcaggggctcgagagatggctcagtggctcttccagaggacttaggttcgattccccacacccacacaataTCTTAGAATGgtcacaactccagttctagaggatctgctaccctattctggcctccgTAAGCACCAAGCATGTACGATGCAtagatatatattcatttatgtcTATTCActtataccatttttttttttttaagaaaaagaataccTGCATTCAGCTAACCTAATTTGGGCTCTTTAGTTCAGTAGGTGGTGATTCTTGAAGAAGGGTATAAAATAAGAATTCTTGCTTTGAGAAGGCTCATCCTGGCATAcatacaacattttaaaatttatttttatttattgtttgtatgtgtgtgaggtggcAGAGCCGCATAGAGAGAGCCGCGCATGTCATGgagcacatgtagaggtcaggtgACAGCTTTGGGGAGGCAGTTCCCCTTCCACTGTGGAGTCTAGGAATCCAATCCCAGTGAGGCCAGTGctgtgacccactgagccatcactccagccctgtaGAAGCTACTTTGCCCTGAAAAGGAGACTTGGAGCGTGAAGGAGAATTAAGAGTGAAAGTGAGGAGGATGGTGTGAGCGATTAGATGACTCCCAGGTGCCTTGGCTTCTCACTTGAAGAGCCGAGAGAGAACAGGTAAAGCTAAGTAAGTTACGCTGGGTGCTGCTAGAACCAAGACCTGAAGTGGGTTAGAGCTCGGATGGACGACGATCACGATTTTaatctttgtgttgtttttcgTTTCTACTGGGGTGATGTGCAGGATGTTGAAGAGACAGTGTGTTTAATAATGTCagaaaaataattacatgaaCTAAAGGGGGAGATAAACAGTTGAAGCGCTGAATTGTTTTctagaggagaaagtagaaaaCACGTCAAATACAGACATTTTACACTTAAAAGTCTGTGTATCTGACAGACATACGTAAGACACATTTAAACTAGAAAAGGAAGAATTCACAGAGAAGTACCGGACTAGGAGAAGAagggaaattttattatttttaataagcaTAGAGCAATCAAGcactaatagtaataataactgtTCAGTATAAATGCTTATTGTTCATATAAATGCTTATTACTCTAAAAAATGTTTGCAGAGCTGGCACGATGATTCTGTGGGTAAAATGCATTCAGCCAAGCCTgcaacctgaatttgatcatcaggactcacatggtaggaagagagctgactccttcaggttgtcctctgaccttcacagacagacagacacacacacacacacaaaaaaaaaaaagtaaaaagtaaaaaaaatagttaacatATTTTCAGAATTGGATTTCTGAAGCAGCTTCAATGACAGTGAAGAACCTGAGCCATTGGAGCCTACCTTCTGTGTGACCCACCGCTGATACTTTACTGATAGGAATATCTAATGACTACTCTGCCCCTAACGACATGTTCTGTAGGAGGAGCACCAGACTGCTCTTCACTGAAGCTGCATCACTGTCCTGGAAACCATAGCTGGGATGGCACCGTTTCTGCATCACAAAGGGCAGCCATCTGTAATCACAGACCCACGCTGTGCTCTCTGGCTATAATAAATCCACTCCTGGTTGAGAAGAGTTCAGGTAAGTGTATGCTGTGAGATACACTACAAATGCTGGTATTTACCTCAAGTACACACTGCGTGGAGTCACCATATAATAAGTTTTGTTAGTTTTCATTCCCTACCCCAGTAAACATTTACTAGGAAAGTGTTTCCAACCTAGTGCTGATATGTCTTAATAGGGCCTGGTGTACTCCAGAAATCTCTAACTCGGAAGGAGTATTAAGAGGAAGCATTACTTACTATGTTAGTAAaggtgaagcttttttttttcaccagatATGCAGGTATCCTTTGTATTTGAAACGAAACAAAAAGTCATTTTACCCTACAACATAGAATATAAAAAATACAGCATTCTTTCAGGAAGGTGAATTGGAGATAAAATTCAAGTTCCTGAAAATGTAAGCATTTTCAAAAAAACACTGTTTATACTGACACAGTCATGCAGAAATGTCTGTTGTGCTTACTCAGTTTTACACAGAATTATACTCGTTGCAGAATTATACTGGTTGCTCGTGTCTGTCCTCAGCTTTGCAAATTGTTCGTGCTTTGCCCTTCTACAGAGCACCTGCAACCCGGTATAGCCCAGCAGTGGATCCAGAGCAAGAGGGAGGACATTGTGAGCCAAATGACTGAAGCCTGCCTTAACCAGTCACTGGATGCCCTTCTGTCCCGGGATCTGATCATGAAGGAGGACTATGAACTCATAAGCACCAAACCTACAAGGACCTCAAAAGTCAGACAGCTACTAGACACCACTGACATCCAAGGAGAAGAATTTGCCAAAGTTATAGTACAGAAGTTGAAAGATAACAAACAAATGGGACTTCAACCTTACCCAGAAGTTCCTGTGGTTTCCAGAACACCATCTTCAAATTTCCTTCAAAATAAAAGCCTATAAGTGAGTCTTTTTTTGAGAGGAAAGTCAGTTTACAAATGGTTATTTATATGTCTGTTACCTGGATAATATTTGTATAAAAACATAAGAGTATTAGACGCTTCCCTGAAGGTTTTTTGGGAGAGATAAGTATGTCTTCTTCCATGACAttgcagtatttttttaaattaatataagtaAAAGTTTTGCATTATGCTGTATAGTTTAGTTTTTTATGTCAGTTTCATTACTTGAACTTCTTTATgtaataattacatttttcttgaGCATAACAGTGCCTTAGGTAGCCTTTGTTTCTGTTGGAAGACATTTCCAAACTCACATTATCTGCAAGCTTCATTTTCTCTGCAAGTGCAATTTGACTTTATGTAGCAGTGATATAATATTCCCACTTTGCAACCCCAAGTTCAGATCTCCAAAGGAGGTCGTTTTAAGGTATACAAGGtgtgtaaagaagaaaaaaacaatcttttaTTAACACTGGCCATGAATCCGCCTCTGTCTAGCCTTTGCCTCCCTCTGTCAGCATGGTGAGCAACCCATTGCTCATCCTGATcagctgcttcctgctcctgtcttGAGCATATGCTGCCTGGGTGGAGGCCGTTCCTTAGTGTTGCTGTTTTCTTTGGAACACAACATGGTTTCCGCACTGAAGGGTGCTGCAGGTACAATCTTCCAGCTCAGTAGCCATGCtgctccatttttttattttctaggcTTGTTCACACCAACTTCaccacaaacaataaaaatgtaatacaatgtgagtccttttttcttttggcttatgtCACTAAAGGAAACCTATAAGAAGTGAAAACTTTTTCTTAAAACTGTTTAACAATGTTAGCAAAAAGTCAGAAACAAGATAAACTTGAAAGCAGAAACTTGCAAGATCCACCAGACTCAGAAcctgaaaaaaatatgaatagaGAATGAATGGATTTAGATGGCATTCAGACAATGAActattcagtattggaaacaagaATTTAAGcaccagggttggagagatgactcagcacttcagagctggctgctcttgcacaggacaaagattctcttcccagcaccctatgacagctcacagccatcaaTAATTCAGTTCCAAGTATCTaaaacctcttctggcctctacaggcaccaggcacatgttcagtgcacttacatgcaggcaaaacacccaaacacctaaaataaaaaggagaaaaaaaattaagaatttaaattctgttttaaaatgacATTAGCCCATGGTATGACTCTTATGGGACTTTCAGAAACATAAATTtatagggaaaaataaaaagtaattagaTTCATGAATTGTctattaaattctttaaaaagtattaagataaaaaaaaaaaaaacttatgtgtggtggcacacacctgataTCCTAGAactctgaaaatggaaaagacaCAGTTCCGAGTCAACCTCAACTgcctaagttcaaagccagcctagactatctgaaatcctgcctccaaaaaataaacaataacaaacagaTTTAATTTGGAGGGAAAAGGagtagttctttttatttttaagattggtTTTACTCTCTACCACCACCATCCCTCTatctctttcttctgtgtgtgtatttaaaattaCCTTATAGAATAGAGATGcccttagctgggcggtggtagcatatgcctttaattccagcattcaggaggcaaaggcaggtggatctctgagttcaaggctagcctggtctacacagcgagttccaggacagccaaggctacacagagaaaccctgtctgagaaaaaaaaaaaaagaatactgatcCCCTCAAATGGACTTTTATaccgatgtgtgtgtgtgtgatgtacgtAGATTGACAAAATGGACTTTGCCCTGGTCTTGCCATTTGCTGCAAAGTCTACAATTCAGTGTGTGAGCCCCATCTGTAGTCACATGCTTACCACCCACCAGTTTTTCTCTGGTGATTTACTGTAACCAAGACACGTGTCTAGTCACCCATTGTCACAGCCCTGCAAACTGCATGAACACAAGGTACTGACCATCTGCCATGAGCCCCTCCTGTCACAGAATTGCTAGTGTCAGCGGATGGTTTTTCACTGTGACCTGAACTTGAGGTTTGCATGTCTGTGTTTGAGGGAGGGGCAGCTGCTGAGTCTGACTAGTCAGCACAGAACAAGACCTGGCGTAAAGCAGGCACTTTTTAAATAACAACGAACAGTGAAATGAACCCTGCAGAAGGGGACAGGGTGCTCCCCAAGTCCTACTTCCCAAACTGTATGCAAATACAGATAAGGGTACATAGAATTCTTTCGAAGTAGAACAGAGATTCAGAACTTTGTCTCATTCAAGCCACAtaataaggtttttgttttgttgcttttgaaCTTTCCCATTAAGTAAAGGAGAATGGCTTAATGTTGTGCCAATTGTGTGTGCGTTTAATTTTAATCAACCTTATTAAAGAAAAGTAAAGTTTGAGCACAGAAACTTCACAAACAATATTCAGCAAGAATTTTATAATTTGTGattataattacaaaataaaattacaaaaagttaCATAATGTGtaacttttattttgaagaagAATTTCTATATAGGAGGAATGGTACTGTTTTTCTCTATGATATAAAGTTTTATAATATCCAAATAAAATGACAGTGTAAAGTATTAAGTAAGTTATAATAAAGACAGGGCTTGAACATGCCAACATTGCTGAAATAGCAGAGGAAATGTTAAGGCTCAGTCGCTCTAGGACAGCACTGATGGGTCTCTCTAACTGTAGTGCCTTTCATACCCTGCTACCTACAAATACAGTCCAGACACAGCATCCTGTggattattaaaaacaaattcatgacctctatGTGCAACCCTGAGGTCCAGGAATCCGCTTTAACAAACCATGTAAGCAGTTCTTATTGGGGCTAACATTCAAGGCTCTTGTTTGGAGGAGAAACAATGGAACAAGCTATAAAATAATTTCTCCTTAGGCTCACAGATCTCTTTATGACATCTTTTTGCCACATTTATCTTGAGAATGTATAGTCTCCGAACTAAGATTTGGATGGAAAATTTTAGTGGATGCACCTACCTTTCATTCCCACTGGTCATGTTGCATTTTGGAAAAATCACTTAAACACAGTATTCAGACCAGATTCCCTTCCACAACTCACCCCTTCAGCCCTGAAAGCAGAAGAGCCATGTTGACTCAAGGAGAACAGGAGGGAGGTTTTTGTCTGTGTTTGATGGAAATAAAgcttttttatttacatatttttattctctgagaatttcacatGTACAGAATGAAATATGATCCCCTGGTCCCCATTTTCCCTCTCCAGTTCCCACCATCCCCCCAATATCTCCCTC harbors:
- the Ripk2 gene encoding receptor-interacting serine/threonine-protein kinase 2 isoform X2; translation: MNPPLLHHDLKTQNILLDNEFHVKIADFGLSKWRMMSLSQSRGSKSAPEGGTIIYMPPENYEPGQKSRASVKHDIYSFAIIMWEVLSRKQPFEEVTNPLQIMYSVSQGHRPDTSEENLPFNIPHRGLMISLIQSGWAQNPDERPSFLKCLIEFEPVLRTYEDITFLEAVIQLKKTKIQSASSTVHLCDKKTDLSLNIPANHPPQEESCGSSLLSRNTGSPGTSRSLSAPQDQDVLSGGAPDCSSLKLHHCPGNHSWDGTVSASQRAAICNHRPTLCSLAIINPLLVEKSSEHLQPGIAQQWIQSKREDIVSQMTEACLNQSLDALLSRDLIMKEDYELISTKPTRTSKVRQLLDTTDIQGEEFAKVIVQKLKDNKQMGLQPYPEVPVVSRTPSSNFLQNKSL